The following is a genomic window from Alkaliphilus sp. B6464.
TACATTGACTGATGGTGGAAGGTAATACAAGAAAAGGAGCTGGAAATTTAGCTTCTTTTTTCATTTTTAATAATGATAATTATAAAAAAACAAGGAGGACGTTAGTATGAACAAAGTCATGTTATTAGGAAGGTTAGTAAAAGATGTAGAGCTGAGATACTCACAGGGTGGGAATCCTGTCGCTGTAGGTAAGTATACCTTAGCTGTCAATCGTCAATTTAAAAAGGAAGGTGAACCGGAGGCAGACTTTATAAACATCATTGTTTTTGGTAAAGCTGCAGAGTTTGCAGAAAAGTACTTTAAAAAAGGTCAGAAGATTGTTGTAGTGGGTAGATTGCAGGTTAGGAATTATGAAAATGAAGAAGGTAGAAAAAATTTCTTTACTGAGGTTATCGTAGATGAACAATATTTCGCGGGAAATAAAAAAGATAAATCTTCTGATGATGGAACTGAGGTGAAGTAGAGAATGGTTCTTCCGATAATAATACTTATTTTAACTTTAATAGGTGGCGGGGTTGGGTTTTTCCTATTTAAAAGAGAGAACAAGAAAAAAGATGAAGAGATTAATGAAAATTTGAGAATTGCCCAAGAATTTATGAATGTACAGGATATTAAGGGTAATTTCTTATATTCCGAAGATGGATATATATTTGCCTATATAAAAATTAATCCAATATCGATAGATCTTTTGAGTAGAAGAGAGAAAGAGAATATAAGTAAGGATTTAACTGCTGAACTTTCAGCTGAGCAAAAGACTTTCAGGTTTTTAGCTGTATCTAGGCCTATAGATATTACACCACTCATCCAGGAGTATTCTAATATCATATTAAATACGGATAATCTGAAGCAAAAGGAAATATTAAGGCATGAGATGCTCGTCATGAGCAACTATGCCATGAGTGGAGAAGT
Proteins encoded in this region:
- a CDS encoding single-stranded DNA-binding protein, whose amino-acid sequence is MNKVMLLGRLVKDVELRYSQGGNPVAVGKYTLAVNRQFKKEGEPEADFINIIVFGKAAEFAEKYFKKGQKIVVVGRLQVRNYENEEGRKNFFTEVIVDEQYFAGNKKDKSSDDGTEVK